Proteins found in one Amycolatopsis umgeniensis genomic segment:
- a CDS encoding phosphotransferase gives MTDEHTRAGVAAAVAVGDRYGLPTDDPEVLHFKSNVLVRLGPVVARAPGTTRFARPSPVDWLARDVELSRYLTERDVLVVSPTTDPPAGPHFAGGLPVTLWHYTPHEPGHTLSPWEIASSLARVHEALEDYPGELPELGPVRELRTLLDRHGHTMGGAAPRLYEELERVTAALPTEGARPLHGDAHRGNVVATASGPCWLDFEDTWRGPLGWDLGVLYAEAGPAALDAYPADVEPSSLEPFIALRRLFEVPWRFVIAQRFPARLGEAEAALERYFSRI, from the coding sequence GTGACCGACGAACACACGCGGGCGGGAGTGGCCGCGGCGGTCGCTGTCGGTGACCGGTACGGGCTGCCGACGGACGATCCCGAGGTCCTGCATTTCAAGTCGAACGTGCTGGTGAGACTGGGTCCTGTGGTGGCGCGGGCACCGGGAACGACGCGCTTCGCCAGGCCGTCCCCTGTGGACTGGCTCGCGCGCGACGTCGAGCTGTCGAGGTACCTCACGGAACGTGATGTGCTCGTCGTCTCACCCACCACGGATCCCCCGGCGGGACCGCATTTCGCGGGCGGCTTGCCGGTCACTCTCTGGCATTACACACCCCATGAGCCGGGGCACACGCTGTCGCCGTGGGAGATCGCTTCCTCGCTGGCCCGGGTCCATGAGGCGCTCGAGGACTACCCCGGTGAGCTGCCCGAACTCGGACCCGTCCGAGAGCTCCGGACGCTGCTCGACCGGCACGGCCACACGATGGGCGGCGCGGCGCCCCGGTTGTACGAAGAACTCGAAAGGGTCACCGCGGCCCTTCCTACGGAGGGGGCCCGGCCGCTGCACGGCGACGCCCATCGGGGGAACGTCGTCGCGACGGCGTCCGGGCCGTGCTGGCTCGACTTCGAGGACACCTGGCGCGGACCACTCGGCTGGGACCTCGGCGTGCTCTACGCGGAGGCCGGACCCGCCGCCTTGGACGCGTACCCGGCGGATGTCGAGCCGTCGTCGCTGGAGCCGTTCATCGCGTTGCGGCGGTTGTTCGAGGTTCCCTGGCGGTTCGTCATCGCCCAGCGGTTCCCGGCGCGGCTCGGGGAAGCCGAAGCCGCGCTGGAGCGCTACTTCTCCCGCATTTAG
- a CDS encoding GNAT family N-acetyltransferase, producing the protein MLTEIKTERLLLRRLREADRENIVALQADPETNKFNPVPHTVEGSNVLYDAWMKQWAEHGFGYLTVSASDDPEVIAGFGGVRYHEWNGERVLNLAYRFWPFTWGKGYATEMAGAVVEWAEREIPDVPVIANIMVSNKPSIRVAERLGFKIHTKEEFEGAPSLHLRR; encoded by the coding sequence GTGCTGACAGAGATCAAGACGGAGAGGCTCCTGCTGCGGAGGCTGCGCGAGGCGGATCGCGAGAACATCGTCGCGCTGCAGGCCGATCCCGAAACGAACAAGTTCAACCCGGTGCCGCACACCGTCGAGGGCTCGAACGTGCTTTACGACGCCTGGATGAAGCAATGGGCCGAGCACGGTTTCGGCTACCTCACGGTGTCCGCTTCGGACGATCCGGAGGTGATCGCCGGCTTCGGCGGCGTCCGGTATCACGAATGGAACGGCGAGCGCGTGCTGAACCTCGCGTACCGCTTTTGGCCGTTCACCTGGGGCAAGGGCTACGCGACAGAGATGGCGGGCGCCGTCGTCGAATGGGCGGAGCGGGAGATCCCGGACGTCCCGGTGATCGCCAACATCATGGTGTCCAACAAACCGTCGATCCGGGTCGCCGAGCGGCTCGGCTTCAAGATCCACACGAAGGAGGAATTCGAGGGCGCACCCTCACTGCACCTGCGGCGCTGA
- a CDS encoding AraC family transcriptional regulator, translated as MSQIGLLPPMSTAMVLGEMDLPAGTWLPWHEHDGHQLAWAARGILSVNVGERYWVLPPTRALWIPAGVVHRTGATAQTVLRGIYAARDRCPVHWLAPTLVAVRPLLRELLDHLGSADLTEDARRRAEAVAFDLLEPVDVVPITVPMPSDERALTVARAVVADPAGRRNLTDFARDVGASERTLARLFLTECRTTFGAWRVQARLRASLPLLAEGMPLTAVSRRIGYSSPSAFVVAFRRAVGVTPGAYFGDR; from the coding sequence ATGTCGCAAATCGGACTCCTGCCCCCGATGTCGACGGCGATGGTGCTCGGCGAGATGGACCTGCCCGCCGGCACGTGGCTCCCGTGGCACGAGCACGACGGCCACCAGCTCGCCTGGGCGGCGCGGGGGATCCTGAGCGTGAACGTCGGCGAGCGGTACTGGGTGCTGCCGCCGACGCGGGCGCTGTGGATCCCGGCCGGGGTCGTCCACCGCACCGGCGCCACCGCGCAAACCGTGCTGCGCGGCATCTACGCCGCTCGGGACCGGTGCCCGGTGCACTGGCTCGCGCCGACGCTCGTCGCCGTCCGGCCGCTGCTGCGGGAACTGCTGGATCACCTCGGCTCGGCCGACCTCACCGAAGACGCGCGACGCCGGGCCGAGGCCGTCGCGTTCGACCTGCTCGAACCGGTGGACGTCGTGCCGATCACCGTGCCCATGCCGTCCGACGAGCGGGCACTGACCGTCGCGCGGGCGGTGGTCGCCGATCCGGCGGGCCGGCGCAACCTCACGGATTTCGCGCGCGACGTGGGCGCGAGCGAACGCACGCTCGCGCGGCTGTTCCTCACCGAATGCCGGACGACGTTCGGCGCGTGGCGGGTCCAGGCCCGGCTGCGCGCTTCGCTGCCGTTGCTGGCCGAGGGCATGCCACTGACCGCGGTCTCCCGCCGGATCGGCTACTCCTCGCCGAGCGCGTTCGTCGTCGCCTTCCGCCGGGCGGTCGGTGTGACGCCGGGCGCCTACTTCGGCGACCGGTGA
- the serB gene encoding phosphoserine phosphatase SerB — protein sequence MTQTPVLITTTGPDKPGVSSVLFAVLSRHDVDVLDVEQVVIRGQLVLGVLAGVYRDPEGLQEYVEQAMASVGMEVEVKIGSAIGADPFAIGQKDSTHVLLMLGRPVTARAFSDVARRLAALDVNIDSIRSVADYPVTGLELYASLAQDTPEADAALRTALADAAVEAGIDISIERAGLARRAKRLVVFDVDSTLIQGEVIEMLGAHAGVEPQVREITEAAMRGELNFGESLERRVALLEGLPETVLDEVAASIELTPGARTTIRTLKRMGFRCGVVSGGFTKIIQSLVDDLGLDFAAANELEVVDGKLTGRVVGEIVDRAGKATALRRFAEEYEISLQQCVAVGDGANDIDMLSVAGMGVAFNAKPALREVADTALSHPYLDAVLFLLGVTRSEIEAADAADGLEYSRP from the coding sequence GTGACGCAGACACCAGTTCTCATCACCACCACCGGTCCCGACAAACCGGGTGTGTCCTCGGTGCTGTTCGCCGTGCTGTCGCGCCACGACGTCGACGTCCTCGACGTCGAACAGGTGGTCATCAGAGGCCAGCTGGTGCTCGGCGTGCTCGCGGGCGTGTATCGCGACCCCGAAGGCCTGCAGGAATACGTCGAGCAGGCGATGGCGTCGGTCGGGATGGAGGTCGAGGTCAAGATCGGTTCGGCCATCGGCGCCGATCCGTTCGCCATCGGCCAGAAGGACTCGACGCATGTCCTGCTGATGCTCGGCCGCCCGGTGACCGCGAGGGCGTTCTCCGATGTCGCGCGCCGCCTCGCCGCGCTGGACGTCAACATCGACTCGATCCGCAGTGTCGCCGACTATCCGGTCACCGGGCTGGAGCTGTACGCCTCGCTCGCCCAGGACACCCCGGAGGCCGACGCCGCCTTGCGGACCGCGCTGGCCGACGCCGCCGTCGAGGCCGGGATCGACATCTCGATCGAGCGCGCCGGGCTCGCCCGCCGGGCCAAGCGGCTGGTCGTCTTCGACGTCGACTCCACGCTCATCCAGGGCGAGGTCATCGAGATGCTCGGCGCGCACGCCGGCGTCGAACCGCAGGTCCGCGAGATCACCGAGGCCGCGATGCGCGGCGAGCTGAACTTCGGCGAGTCGCTGGAGCGCCGGGTCGCACTGCTGGAAGGGCTGCCGGAGACGGTGCTCGACGAGGTCGCCGCGTCGATCGAGCTCACCCCCGGCGCGCGCACGACCATCCGCACGTTGAAGCGGATGGGCTTCCGCTGCGGGGTGGTTTCGGGCGGGTTCACCAAGATCATCCAGTCCCTCGTGGACGACCTCGGCCTTGACTTCGCCGCCGCGAACGAGCTAGAAGTGGTCGACGGCAAGCTCACCGGCCGGGTGGTCGGGGAGATCGTCGACCGCGCGGGCAAGGCGACGGCGCTGCGCCGGTTCGCCGAGGAGTACGAGATCTCGCTCCAGCAGTGCGTCGCGGTCGGCGACGGGGCGAACGACATCGACATGCTTTCGGTCGCCGGGATGGGCGTCGCCTTCAACGCGAAACCCGCGCTGCGCGAGGTCGCCGACACCGCGCTTTCGCACCCGTACCTCGACGCCGTGCTGTTCCTGCTCGGCGTCACCAGGTCCGAAATCGAGGCCGCGGACGCCGCCGACGGTCTCGAATACTCCCGGCCATGA
- a CDS encoding serine/threonine-protein kinase: protein MGDRLIAGRYRLEERIGAGGMGVVWRATDQDLGRVVALKRSQVGDSGQIRREARIGAGLHHPNVVTVFDAVIDEDDRWLVMEYLPSRSLADIIDAEGPLSPGKVAKIGVQLAAALAAMHEKGMVHRDLKPGNVLVAEDGTAKLTDLGIAQWAEVTRTGGGLDVGTPGYVAPEMAEGQQAGAAADVFSLGATLFAAVEGTSVWGDPNAGPFVQLRRATSYTLEPIRRAGSLAPVLTELLRRKPAGRPNAVRAADLLAEVADVDVPKRSRRFRVTKRAVAIGAIAAVVVLVGGLIFALREPASMAAAPRPADSVGDLRTADPCSLVDPSVLRQFGTPELDTANGNFNACGILLRMSPDDGDIVDVRLELTFPEAPLLEKPVPGRLSVREVVGKPEEKCERVIPLPDGNQVWVHAKHIQDWHAHLCDYVDPVAVHAAAVLNREPIKRRPGPFAAGTLGSLDACALGGDLPKEIVGGPAEPDPVFGNWECYWNHRDMQVAIRFEREWAPFEDDGARVVLGSREAFVEIAPDWEACQAEIPHRTFFGNGRAMIETVEIYVSDKVKKPQEMCPAAERLAKGIAPRLPSL, encoded by the coding sequence ATGGGTGACCGGCTGATCGCCGGGCGCTACCGCTTGGAGGAGCGGATCGGCGCCGGGGGTATGGGCGTGGTCTGGCGTGCCACCGACCAGGACCTCGGGCGGGTCGTCGCCCTCAAACGTTCGCAGGTCGGGGACAGCGGCCAGATCCGGCGTGAGGCGCGGATCGGCGCGGGTCTGCACCATCCGAACGTGGTCACCGTGTTCGACGCCGTGATCGACGAAGACGACCGCTGGCTCGTCATGGAGTACCTGCCGTCGCGCAGCCTCGCCGACATCATCGACGCCGAGGGGCCGCTTTCACCCGGCAAGGTGGCGAAGATCGGTGTCCAGCTCGCCGCGGCGCTCGCGGCGATGCACGAGAAGGGCATGGTCCACCGCGACCTCAAACCGGGCAACGTCCTGGTGGCCGAGGACGGCACCGCCAAACTCACCGACCTCGGCATCGCGCAGTGGGCCGAGGTGACCCGGACCGGTGGCGGTCTCGACGTCGGGACTCCCGGTTACGTCGCCCCCGAGATGGCCGAAGGACAGCAGGCGGGCGCCGCCGCGGACGTGTTCTCGCTCGGCGCGACGCTGTTCGCCGCCGTCGAGGGCACTTCGGTGTGGGGAGATCCGAACGCGGGACCGTTCGTCCAGCTCCGGCGAGCGACGTCGTACACCCTGGAGCCGATCCGCCGGGCGGGCTCGCTGGCGCCCGTGCTGACCGAGTTGCTGCGGCGCAAACCCGCCGGGCGGCCGAACGCCGTCCGCGCCGCCGACCTGCTGGCCGAAGTCGCGGACGTCGACGTTCCGAAGCGCTCGCGACGGTTCCGGGTGACCAAGCGTGCCGTCGCGATCGGAGCCATCGCCGCGGTGGTCGTGCTGGTGGGAGGCCTGATCTTCGCCCTGAGGGAACCGGCGTCGATGGCGGCCGCCCCGCGTCCCGCCGATTCGGTCGGAGACCTGCGGACGGCGGATCCCTGTTCGCTGGTGGACCCTTCCGTGCTGCGGCAGTTCGGCACCCCCGAACTCGACACCGCCAACGGCAACTTCAACGCCTGCGGAATCCTGCTGCGTATGAGCCCCGACGACGGGGACATCGTCGACGTCCGGCTCGAGCTGACGTTTCCGGAAGCGCCGTTGCTGGAGAAGCCGGTGCCGGGACGGTTGAGCGTGCGCGAGGTGGTGGGCAAACCCGAAGAGAAGTGCGAGCGGGTCATCCCGCTGCCGGACGGCAACCAGGTCTGGGTGCACGCCAAGCACATCCAGGACTGGCACGCCCACTTGTGCGACTACGTCGATCCGGTGGCCGTGCACGCGGCGGCCGTGCTGAACCGGGAACCGATCAAGCGCCGTCCCGGCCCCTTCGCCGCGGGGACGCTCGGGAGTCTCGACGCCTGCGCGCTGGGCGGTGATCTGCCGAAGGAGATCGTCGGTGGCCCGGCCGAGCCGGATCCGGTCTTCGGCAATTGGGAGTGCTACTGGAACCATCGCGACATGCAGGTGGCGATCCGGTTCGAACGGGAGTGGGCGCCGTTCGAGGACGACGGCGCCCGTGTCGTTCTCGGATCGCGGGAGGCGTTCGTCGAGATCGCGCCCGACTGGGAGGCTTGCCAGGCCGAGATCCCGCACCGGACCTTCTTCGGCAATGGTCGCGCCATGATCGAGACGGTGGAAATCTACGTCTCGGACAAGGTCAAGAAGCCGCAGGAGATGTGCCCGGCGGCGGAACGGCTGGCCAAGGGCATCGCGCCGAGGCTGCCGTCACTCTGA
- a CDS encoding glycosyltransferase has translation MRVLLSTIGTRGEVQPLVALAVRLRELGQEVRLCAPPDFREWAEGLGISFAPLGPELRSTAKPDSAMTKAMATPEGRRAMAEAMVVDQFETMPDVAEGCDAVVAGMALNIAAHSVAERKGIPYFFTAYCPITLPSLHHRPPVFPGWAPKNPDAAIPALWADDAERWNRQWGDVLDAQRKLLGLPPVDDVRGHIFTEQPWLAADPVLAPWRGPSALDVHQTGAWILPDHSPLSPELEAFLDDGEPPIYFGFGSIRAPEEIAKAMIEAARAHGRRAIVFRGWTELALIDDEPDCVAIGDVNQQALFPRVAAVVHHGGAGTTTAATRAGVPQVLVPQMFDQPYFARRVRDLGVGTSITGEPTAESLASALAEVLRPEVASSAARVGGEVRTDGVDVAAKLLMEAV, from the coding sequence ATGCGTGTACTCCTGTCCACTATCGGGACGAGGGGTGAGGTACAGCCGTTGGTGGCACTGGCGGTGCGATTGCGGGAACTCGGCCAGGAGGTCCGGCTGTGCGCGCCGCCGGATTTCCGTGAATGGGCCGAAGGCCTCGGGATCTCCTTTGCCCCGCTGGGGCCGGAACTCCGGTCCACAGCGAAGCCGGATTCCGCGATGACCAAGGCGATGGCCACTCCCGAGGGGCGGCGCGCGATGGCCGAAGCCATGGTCGTCGACCAGTTCGAGACGATGCCGGACGTGGCCGAGGGCTGCGATGCCGTCGTCGCGGGAATGGCGTTGAACATCGCCGCCCATTCGGTGGCGGAACGGAAAGGGATTCCGTATTTCTTCACCGCTTACTGCCCGATAACGCTGCCTTCCCTGCACCATCGTCCGCCCGTTTTCCCGGGATGGGCGCCGAAGAATCCCGATGCCGCCATCCCGGCGCTGTGGGCCGACGACGCGGAACGGTGGAACCGGCAATGGGGCGACGTGCTCGACGCGCAACGCAAACTGCTCGGCCTGCCGCCGGTCGACGACGTCCGCGGGCACATCTTCACCGAGCAGCCGTGGCTGGCCGCCGATCCGGTGCTGGCGCCGTGGCGGGGACCGTCGGCGCTGGACGTGCACCAGACCGGCGCCTGGATCCTGCCGGACCACAGCCCGTTGTCCCCGGAACTGGAGGCGTTCCTCGACGACGGGGAACCGCCGATCTACTTCGGATTCGGGAGCATCCGCGCTCCGGAGGAGATCGCGAAGGCGATGATCGAGGCGGCGAGGGCGCACGGGCGGCGGGCGATCGTGTTCCGCGGCTGGACCGAACTGGCGCTGATCGACGACGAACCCGACTGCGTCGCCATCGGGGACGTCAACCAGCAGGCGCTCTTCCCCCGGGTCGCGGCGGTCGTGCACCACGGCGGCGCCGGTACGACCACGGCGGCGACCCGGGCCGGGGTGCCGCAGGTGCTCGTCCCGCAGATGTTCGACCAGCCGTATTTCGCGCGGCGGGTCCGGGATCTGGGGGTGGGGACCTCGATCACGGGGGAACCGACGGCGGAGTCGCTGGCCTCCGCGCTGGCGGAGGTGCTCCGGCCCGAGGTCGCTTCGAGCGCTGCTCGAGTCGGTGGTGAGGTGCGGACGGATGGCGTCGATGTGGCGGCGAAGCTGCTGATGGAAGCCGTCTAA
- a CDS encoding peptidyl-tRNA hydrolase, whose amino-acid sequence MSVLEPLAARYAYWLGLPAEDTVDTSDEDPAEVRAMPVILRMERAEPPSRTALLEAAAAAAVAVCLDERAEPEGEWQEPLKAWVDGRIRKVARRARGAHWQAVQELPGVTIEVDGAEARALLPGLVVETPKEVSRLQISGSELPADEPGPAPEGLPRLLLNPEVSMTVGKGSAQVGHATMILASLLDGAERAAWAETGFRCSVRTPPVAIWKALCPVEDPEGSWRRDGVVAVRDAGFTEVDPGTVTVIAQRA is encoded by the coding sequence ATGAGCGTGCTGGAGCCGCTGGCAGCGCGCTACGCGTACTGGCTGGGACTGCCCGCCGAAGACACGGTGGACACCTCCGACGAGGATCCCGCCGAGGTCCGCGCCATGCCGGTGATCCTGCGGATGGAACGCGCCGAACCGCCGTCCCGGACGGCTTTGCTGGAGGCAGCCGCGGCGGCCGCTGTCGCCGTCTGTCTCGACGAACGCGCCGAGCCCGAGGGCGAATGGCAGGAACCGCTCAAGGCGTGGGTCGACGGCCGGATCCGCAAGGTCGCCCGGCGGGCGCGCGGTGCGCATTGGCAGGCGGTCCAGGAGCTGCCGGGCGTCACGATCGAGGTCGACGGCGCCGAGGCGCGGGCCTTGCTCCCCGGCCTTGTCGTCGAGACGCCGAAAGAGGTCTCGCGACTCCAGATCTCCGGCAGTGAGCTCCCGGCCGACGAGCCCGGCCCCGCGCCGGAGGGGCTCCCACGGTTGCTGCTGAACCCCGAGGTCTCGATGACCGTCGGCAAGGGCTCCGCGCAGGTCGGGCACGCGACGATGATCCTGGCCTCGCTGCTGGACGGAGCCGAACGGGCGGCTTGGGCCGAGACCGGGTTCCGGTGCTCGGTGCGGACCCCGCCGGTCGCGATCTGGAAAGCGCTGTGCCCGGTCGAGGATCCCGAGGGCTCGTGGCGCCGCGACGGTGTCGTCGCGGTCCGGGACGCCGGTTTCACCGAAGTCGATCCCGGAACAGTCACGGTCATCGCCCAAAGGGCTTAA
- a CDS encoding class I SAM-dependent methyltransferase, protein MNLVHRKLCSSALWAKAVAAEMPGNIAGYDLGDSVLEVGPGFGATTRALAGLVPRLTAVEIDEASVGVLKREFDGRVRIVHGDGASMPFEDGEFSAVVCFTMLHHVPTTALQDAIFAEAFRVLRPGGVLRAMDSLANAPFRLLHIGDTMNALDPVSVWPRLQDAGFTGIKVDHVPKRSVSFSARKPD, encoded by the coding sequence ATGAACCTGGTGCACCGCAAACTCTGCAGTTCCGCGCTGTGGGCGAAAGCCGTCGCCGCCGAGATGCCGGGCAACATCGCCGGCTACGACCTCGGCGATTCCGTACTCGAAGTCGGACCGGGCTTCGGCGCGACCACCCGGGCGCTCGCCGGGCTCGTCCCCCGGCTCACCGCCGTCGAGATCGACGAGGCGTCGGTGGGCGTCCTCAAGCGGGAGTTCGACGGCCGCGTGCGGATCGTCCACGGCGACGGCGCATCGATGCCCTTCGAGGACGGCGAGTTCTCGGCGGTCGTCTGCTTCACGATGCTGCACCACGTGCCGACGACGGCACTGCAGGACGCGATCTTCGCCGAGGCGTTCCGGGTGCTCCGGCCCGGCGGTGTCCTGCGGGCGATGGACAGCCTGGCGAATGCGCCGTTCCGGCTCCTCCACATCGGCGACACGATGAACGCGCTCGACCCGGTTTCGGTCTGGCCCCGGCTCCAGGACGCCGGATTCACCGGTATCAAGGTCGACCACGTCCCGAAGCGCTCCGTGAGCTTCTCCGCGAGGAAGCCGGATTGA
- the ctaD gene encoding cytochrome c oxidase subunit I, whose protein sequence is MTAVAPKPIATRPYPARESVKGSYLLRLFRTTDHKQIGIMYLVTSFAFFMVGGAMAMLIRSELARPGQQFLSQEQYNQLFTMHGTIMLLLYATPILFGFANFVLPLQIGSPDVAFPRLNAFSYWLYLFGGLIVMSGFLTPGGAADFGWFAYTPLSDAIHSPGVGADLWISGLVVSGLGTILGGVNMITTVVCLRAPGMTMYRMPIFTWNILVTSILILLAFPILTAALMGLLADRHLGAHVFDPANGGVILWQHLFWFFGHPEVYIVALPFFGIVSEIFPVFSRKPIFGYKGLVWATLAIAALSVAVWAHHMYATGAVLLPFFSFMTFLIAVPTGVKFFNWIGTMWKGQLSFETPMIFSMGFIVTFLFGGLTGIMLAAPAIDFHVSDSYFVVAHFHYVLYGTIVFATFAGIYFWFPKITGRMMDEKLGKWHFWTTFIGFHATFLVQHWLGAEGMPRRYADYLQSDGFTTLNTISTIGAYILGASTLPFIWNVFKSYRYGEIVTVDDPWGYGNSLEWATSCPPPRHNFTELPRIRSERPAFELHYPHMVERIHKEGEIGFFGKQKVNTHRAPSQVLTDAAMPGDHSKDNASEQ, encoded by the coding sequence GTGACGGCCGTAGCCCCCAAGCCGATCGCCACGCGCCCGTACCCCGCGCGCGAGTCGGTTAAGGGTTCGTACCTGCTGCGGTTGTTCCGCACGACGGACCACAAGCAAATCGGCATCATGTACCTGGTCACGTCGTTCGCCTTCTTCATGGTGGGCGGCGCGATGGCGATGCTGATCCGCTCCGAGCTGGCGCGTCCCGGGCAGCAGTTCCTTTCGCAGGAGCAGTACAACCAGCTGTTCACGATGCACGGCACGATCATGCTGCTGCTGTACGCGACGCCGATCCTCTTCGGATTCGCGAACTTCGTGCTGCCGCTGCAGATCGGTTCGCCGGACGTCGCGTTCCCGCGGTTGAACGCGTTCTCGTACTGGCTGTACCTCTTCGGCGGCCTGATCGTGATGTCCGGCTTCCTGACGCCGGGTGGCGCCGCCGACTTCGGCTGGTTCGCCTACACCCCGCTGTCGGACGCCATCCACTCGCCCGGCGTCGGCGCCGACCTGTGGATCTCCGGTCTGGTGGTCTCGGGTCTCGGCACCATCCTCGGTGGCGTCAACATGATCACCACGGTGGTCTGCCTGCGCGCCCCCGGTATGACGATGTACCGGATGCCGATCTTCACCTGGAACATCCTGGTCACCAGCATCCTGATCCTGCTGGCGTTCCCGATCCTGACCGCGGCCCTGATGGGCCTGCTGGCGGACCGGCATCTCGGGGCGCATGTGTTCGACCCCGCGAACGGCGGCGTGATCCTCTGGCAGCATCTGTTCTGGTTCTTCGGCCATCCAGAGGTCTATATCGTGGCCCTACCGTTCTTCGGGATCGTGTCGGAGATCTTCCCGGTCTTCAGCCGCAAACCGATCTTCGGTTACAAGGGCCTGGTCTGGGCGACGCTGGCGATCGCCGCGCTTTCGGTGGCCGTGTGGGCGCACCACATGTACGCGACCGGCGCCGTGCTGCTGCCGTTCTTCTCCTTCATGACCTTCCTGATCGCGGTCCCGACGGGCGTGAAGTTCTTCAACTGGATCGGCACGATGTGGAAGGGCCAGCTGTCCTTCGAGACGCCGATGATCTTCTCGATGGGCTTCATCGTCACGTTCCTCTTCGGTGGTCTGACCGGCATCATGCTGGCCGCGCCGGCGATCGACTTCCACGTGTCGGACAGCTACTTCGTCGTCGCGCACTTCCACTACGTGCTCTACGGCACGATCGTGTTCGCCACGTTCGCCGGGATCTACTTCTGGTTCCCGAAGATCACCGGCCGCATGATGGACGAGAAGCTCGGCAAGTGGCACTTCTGGACCACGTTCATCGGCTTCCACGCCACGTTCCTGGTGCAGCACTGGCTCGGCGCCGAAGGTATGCCGCGGCGGTACGCGGACTACCTGCAGTCCGACGGCTTCACCACGCTGAACACGATCTCCACGATCGGCGCGTACATCCTCGGCGCCTCGACGCTGCCGTTCATCTGGAACGTCTTCAAGAGCTACCGGTACGGCGAGATCGTCACGGTGGACGACCCGTGGGGCTACGGCAACTCGCTCGAATGGGCGACGTCCTGCCCGCCGCCGCGGCACAACTTCACCGAGCTGCCGCGGATCCGGTCCGAGCGTCCGGCGTTCGAGCTGCACTACCCGCATATGGTCGAGCGCATCCACAAGGAGGGTGAGATCGGCTTCTTCGGGAAGCAGAAGGTCAACACCCACCGCGCGCCGTCCCAGGTGCTCACCGACGCGGCCATGCCGGGTGATCACTCCAAGGACAACGCCAGCGAGCAGTGA
- a CDS encoding alpha/beta fold hydrolase: MKDLPLVLLHAFPVDARMWDGVRAPLVERLRLITPDQRGLGRSPLPETGREPSLDDAARDVVALLDRLELDKVVLGGCSMGGYLTMAVLRVAPERVGGLVFLDTKATADTAEAARARYDVAARVEAEGAGWMPEAVTPGLISGKAAPEVSERLRELITSQPPAGIAWAARAMAARPDSIETLRSADVPALVVVGEEDGLTPLEAANTLVETLPDATLVVLPEVGHLTPLEDPAGVVEAILGWYPA; the protein is encoded by the coding sequence ATGAAGGATCTCCCGCTGGTACTGCTGCACGCCTTCCCCGTCGACGCCCGCATGTGGGACGGGGTGCGAGCGCCCCTCGTCGAACGCCTGCGGCTGATCACCCCCGACCAGCGTGGCCTCGGCCGCAGCCCGTTGCCGGAAACCGGCCGGGAGCCGAGCCTGGACGATGCCGCCCGCGACGTCGTGGCGTTGCTCGACAGGCTCGAACTCGACAAGGTCGTCCTCGGCGGCTGCTCGATGGGCGGGTACCTGACGATGGCGGTGCTGCGCGTCGCACCGGAACGCGTGGGCGGCCTCGTTTTCCTCGACACCAAGGCGACGGCCGACACCGCCGAAGCCGCGCGGGCCCGGTACGACGTCGCGGCACGGGTCGAAGCGGAAGGCGCCGGGTGGATGCCCGAAGCCGTCACGCCCGGCTTGATCTCGGGGAAGGCCGCTCCGGAAGTCTCCGAACGACTTCGCGAACTGATCACTTCGCAGCCGCCTGCGGGGATCGCGTGGGCGGCGCGCGCGATGGCGGCACGGCCCGACTCGATCGAAACACTGAGGTCGGCCGACGTGCCGGCGCTGGTCGTGGTCGGCGAAGAGGACGGCCTGACCCCGCTGGAAGCGGCGAACACCCTGGTGGAGACGCTGCCGGACGCGACACTGGTCGTATTGCCGGAGGTGGGGCATCTGACGCCGCTGGAGGATCCGGCGGGAGTCGTCGAAGCGATCTTGGGCTGGTACCCCGCGTAG